The window ATTTGAAAAGAAGAATAATATTCAATATAATGACAAATTTGGCAAAGGTACAGCTCAAGTTTCGGGTTGGCAGGGAGCAAAAGTTACGCATCAAGCCATGAAGAGGATTGCGGCTACAAATGGTACTGATGAACCATGTTTTGTTCCATCCGAATTTATCTCAGTGGTTGCTCTTACCGATAATTATATTTACAATGGTGATCTGATGGCAACACTCGCTATGAGCGAAAATTTAATGAAATGCTCGAAGTTCTGCAGCACAAATTTGATCGGAATTCCTATGCCGGAAACACGCTTCGAACAATTGGAAAAAGTTACAGGAAAGGTGTTTCCACGTGCAGATATGGGAAATTCACTTTCTGCAGTTACCTTGAAAAACCAGGGTACTTTTTTTGGTAATTTTGGTGGTATAGAAGTTGCTAATGATAACCATCTTATTTATCTGGATGGTGTAACCAGAACCGCCAAAGCAAATGGTGCCGATTTCTTCTTGAATCCTAGCTGGAGCAGCATTATTGCAGCTTGTTATTATGGTAAAAATATTCCAGCACTCAATTTCAAGATTTCCATGCTGCTGGCTACTCAGAACTTGATGCAGTTCCGTATGTTGTTGAATATTATGAAAGAATATCTGCGAGAAGATGGAACATCTCCGCTTTATGAGATAAATATTGGCAACGGCACAACAGCTGAAACATTCATCCAGGCAGCCAAGGAACTTAAAGCCAGTGGAATCAAGGGAATCAGTCTGGCAGCACATATCTACATCAATCCGGATTTGGGTGCTGCAGGTTTCAATTGGACAGACAATATGTACAAAGTTTTGGAAAGCGGAACTGATATGACCTACAAATATGAAAGTGATGGAACAGCTCGCGAACTGGATACTATGGAAGCTTATTTTATGAGTGAAGAAGATCGGGATGCCAATGCCGAAAAGATCGGTGATGTGATCTTCTATAAATCTATGCAAGCAAGCCGAGATGGTATAGAAATGATGAAAAAAGGCATTAAACCAATTTTTGGTGGAAGCTCGTATTAATCAATGTAACCTTCCAGGTTTTCAATTCCTGGAAGGTTTTGATTTATGGTTATTCAACAATGAATTTTGAATTTAATTCCAAATTCGCTCCCTTGTCTGCAGCGCCGGAGCTTGGTGAAGGCGTATAAAGGGGAGCTGTCCGACGCAAGGAGGACTGAGGGGTTGAATTTTCATTTAAAGCATAAATGTCATCCTGAGTATAGTCGAAGGATGAAATCATCACGGTTCGACACTGCTCAGCATGAGAAAATGAGGTTAACTAATAATGATAACTAATTGGCAGAAAAGATATTCCGATAATATCAAGGAATTTGAGGGATATTCTATCGGAAAGATCTTTAAATATTTGAATAATCCTGAGATCATTTCGTTAGCTGGAGGATTACCTTCCCCTGAAATGTTCCAGGTTCATGAAATGCGACTTGCTTCCAAGAAAAGGCTGGAAGAAGATATTACCACGATAATGCAATACACTGCAGTTCCAGGAGAGATCTCTTTAAAAAAGGCGATTATAGATTTTCTTAGTAGAGACAATATTAATATTTCCGAAGAAAATCTTGTTGTTACTTCTTCGGGTCAGCATGGGCTCGATCTTACGGGTAGATTATTCATTAATCCTGGTGATATAATCATGCTGGATCGTCCTACTTTTGCCGGAGCTATAGTTGCTTTTCAGATGCAAAGACCCAAGATCATCGGTATAGATCTGGAAAGCGATGGGGTAGATGTTGATTCTTATGAAAAAGAATTGAAAAAACTGAAGAAAGAAGGCAAAAAACCAAAGTTCATTTATGTAGTTCCCGATTTTCAAAATCCCTCTGGAATTACAACCAGCTTGACAAAAAGGAAAAAACTGCTGGAACTTAGTTACGAATTTGATGTCCCAATTGTGGAAGACAGTCCTTATCGTGATCTACGATATCGTGGTGAAACCATTCCATCCATTTTTTCATTAGATCAGCAGAATGGGGGTCAGAATGTGATCGGTCTTTATACATTTTCCAAACTTTTCTGTCCTGGAATTCGAGTTGGTTTCAATATCGGTCCCTCCGATGTGATTGGCAGAATGACTAACATCAAAGAAGCAAACATCCTAAATACACCCAAATACAATCAGGATATGTGTACAGAATTTCTTACCACGATGGGATTTGACGAACATATTGCAAAATGCCGTAAATATTATCGCGAAAAATTGGATGTATTTCTGCAGACAATGGAAGAACATTTTCCACCTGAAATGGGTGTAACCTGGACGAAACCGGAAGGTGGACTTTTCTTGTGGGTAACAGTTCCCCAGCATATCGATACGAATGAGCTTTTCATGGAAGCAATCAAATTCAAGGTCGCATTTGTTCCAGGTGATGTTTTTTACGGGGAAAATCCTTCAACAAATCATATGAGAATCAACTTTTCATTTGCTTCCAAAAAGCAATTGGCAGAAGCAGTGAAAAGACTCTCAAAATGTATAAAGGCTCAACTATAACTTCCTGAAAAGGAGGATAATATGGATCTGGGAATTAGAGATAAAGTTGCTTTGGTAACAGCTGCCAGCAAAGGTTTGGGAAAAGCAGTTGCCTTGCAGCTTGCCAAAGAAGAAGCAAACGTTATCATTTGTGCAAGAAAAGAAAATGAATTGAAAAATGCACAAACGCAGATTTTGAATCAAACAGGAAAGAAAGTTGCTTACTTTGTTTGTGATGTAACAAAAGAGAAAGAGGTTAAATCGATGATCCATAAGATAATTTCTAAATTTGGATCATTGGATATCCTGGTTTGCAACGCAGGCGGACCTCCTGCTGGTACTACAGAAAATTTCGATCTGGATGATTATCGCAAAGCTCTGGAACTGAATCTTCTGAGTACAATAAATCTCTGTAATCTTGCTATACCAGGTATGAAAAAGAAAAAATGGGGTAGAATTGTTGTAATTACATCAGTTTCGGTAAAACAGCCTATAAATACTTTAGTGCTTTCCAACACGGCAAGAGCTGGAGCTACTGGTTTTCTGAAAACTCTTTCCAATCAAGTTGCGGGAAATGGAATCACTGTAAATGCAGTATGTCCCGGCTATACCAAAACGCAACGAGTGGAAAATCTGGCTAAAGCTTTCTCAGATAGCGGTAAAGGTACAGAAAAAGATTTTTATGCAAAATTGGAAACTGATATTCCCATGAAAAGGATTGGCACTCCCCATGAATTTGGACAAGTTGTGGCTTTTCTAACTTCACAGGGAGCTGGTTATATCACAGGAGTTTCTTTGCAGGTTGATGGCGGTTATGTTAAAAGTTTATTTTGAAAAACTTGGGATTTTTCAAGGATCATCCGAATTTTTGAAAAAAGAAATAGAGTGGAGGAAATCCCCTCTGTTCTGCACTAATTCGCCAAATAAGTGCAAAAATCTTTCCTTGGAAAAGGCTTGTGAAAAGTGACGTTTTGCTTTATAAAAGCGTTATGTAAATGGGGACAAAAAATAAAAAAAAGGAGATTATAAAAATATGAATCCATATCCTGAAATGATAAAAAATCTACCGGAAATAGATATCAATTTGGAAGGTGTTCGCGGTTGGATGCTGCAGAATGATAAAATGTTGGCAGTATTTTTTGAACTGGAACCTATCGGTAAAATTCCCGATCATTCTCATTGTGCACAATGGGGAATGGTTCTGGAAGGTAAGATGAAGTTTACGATCGATGGTGAAACGAAATTGTACACAAATGGTGATCGTTATTTCATTCCTGCTGGCGTTGTTCATTCAGCTGAATTTGTAACTAAATGCTATGTGATCGATTATTTTGACGATCCCAATAGATATAAGAAAAAAATGAAAAATCTTCGTCATTCTGACGTGTTTCTCCAGTATTCTTGGGAAGAATCTAAATGGTTGTTCGAGAAGTTAAGCTAATAGAACAATCACGAGATTCCTCGAATGAAAAGCTATGAGTAACCTCGGAATGACGGTAAGTATGAGGTAATATGAGCGAATCAATAAAATTCTTTTCTACAAATTTGAAAGCACCCAGTGTAAATTTTAAAAAAGCTTTATTGAAGGGAATAGCTCCCGATAAAGGGCTTTATATGCCGGAAGAAATTCCCTATATAAATCCCAAAAATGTCTGCGAATTTTCGAATATGCATTATTATGAGATTGCTTTTGAGATTGGAAAGCGGTTTTTGGTAGGACAAATACCCGATGATGATCTTTTGACAATTGTTAAAGATGCCTATAATTATGAAGTTCCGCTGGAAAATGTTTATGAGAAAAAATATGTAATGCGTCTGGATCAAGGCCCAACAGCATCTTTCAAAGATTTTGCAGCTCGCATGATGGGCAGATTGATGCAGTATTATCTGCAGCAGGATAACGAAGAATTACTAATTCTTACTGCAACTTCCGGTGATACTGGAAGTGCTATAGCTAATGCGTTTTACGGTTTGGATAATATTAAAGTGGTTGTGCTTTTCCCTCAAGATGAAGTAACAGCAAGACAACGAAAACAGATGACAACTCTGGGTAAGAATATTCAAATTCTGGCTCTGGATACCAAATTTGATGATTGCCAGGCTTTGGTTAAACAGGCTTTTGCCGATTCGGAATTAGATTATCTAAAACTTTCTTCGGCCAATTCCATTAACATCGGAAGGCTTATTCCGCAGATTATTTACTATTTTTATTCCTTTGCCAAGCTTCGCAAAGGCAATCCTGAGGATCAGGTTGTTTTCTCCATTCCTTCCGGAAATTTTGGTGATATGATGGGAGGTATGCTGGCAGGAAGAATGGGCTTACCAATAAGTAAATATATTATCGCAACCAATGAAAACGATGAATTCCCCAAATTTGTAAAAACGGGAAATTATGATAAGATCGTGCCTTCCCTTAATTGCATTTCCAGTGCTATGAATGTTGGTCATCCCAGCAATCTGGCACGTTTAGTTGCACTTTATGATGGTGTGATGGATGAAGCAGGGATCATTCACAAAAAACCTGATCAGAAAAGAATTCAGGACGAAATATATTCAGTCAGTGTTTCTGATGCTGAAACCAAACAGATGATCGCAAATGCCTGGAAAGAACATAAGCTTTTGCTTGAACCGCATGGATCAGTTGGTTGGGCAGGACTACAGAAATACCTGCAGGAAAATCCTGAAAAAGACGATCCTGAAAATTTATTTGTATCTCTGGAAACAGCACATCCTGCAAAGTTCCCGGAACAGATCAGAGAGATCATTGGCATCGATCCTGAACTTCCTCCCAGTTTGGAAGGAATCGAAGAAAAAGATGAACAATTCGATAGAATAGATAATGATTATAAGGCTTTCAAAGATTATTTGATAGAAAAGTATTAAATGAAAAATTTACTATTTAAGGATAAATGTTGTCAAAAGAAAATGAATAAAATTCAATTCTAACGGAGGAAAAATGCAACTTCATCACAAGTTTATAAAAACCGCAAAGAAATTCCCGAAAAAAGTATCTGTTCACGATATTGCAACCGGGAAAGATGTAATTTACGAAAGAATGCTTATTATTGCTCTCATCTTTGCCAAAAAATTCAAAAAAATAGATAGTAAATACGTGGGAGTAATGGTGCCAACTTCGGCTGGATGTATGCTAACCAATATTGGCCTGCTGATGGCTGGTAAGATCCCCGTGATGATAAATTACGCTACAGGTGCTATCGAAAATTCCATTTATGCACAGGACAAATGTAATTTTGAAACGATCATTTGCAGTAGAAAACTTTTGCAAAAGCTCAAATTAGAACCGATCGACTCAATGATTTTTTTGGAGGATATAGCCAAAGATATCAAGATCACTGACAAATTGGGTGCATTACTAAAATCTAAAAGATCAGCTAAATCTCTCAAGAAAATTGTTCATCAGGGTGATGATGATGAAACTGCTGTAATATTGTTTACAAGCGGCAGCGAGAAAGAACCTAAAGCGGTACAATTAACTCATAAAAGTATAGGTCATAATGTTGATAATATTCCCAAGATCATCGATCTTGATCCTTCCCATATTTTCTTGGCAAATCTGCCACTTTTCCATGTATTTGGAATTACAGCCAATTTCTGGTTACCTATCACATTGGGAACCAGCATTGTTGCCTATCCCAATCCGTTAGATTACAAAATAATCTGTGGACTGATAAAAAAATATAAAGTTACTTTGATGGCAGGAACTCCATCATTCTATTATGGTTATCTAAAAAAATCATCTCCCGGAGATTTCGAGTCGATGCAATTTGCAATTAGTGGGGCAGACACTCTAACTAAACAGATCTATGATGGCTTTCTGGAAAAACATGATCTCATCATCAACAATGCTTATGGCACTACAGAAACCAGTCCGGCAATTTCTATAAATACACCAAATGAACAAAAATTTGGAAGTGTAGGAAAACCAATACCAGGCGTAAAAGTAAAAATTCTGGATGTAGATACCGATGAAGAACTTCCTGCCAATCAAACCGGAAAAATCCTGGTGAAAGGTGATATGGTGATGAAGGGTTATCTGCACGATCTGGAAGAAACTTCGCTGCGAATTCACAAAGGCTGGTACGATACCGGTGATATGGGCTACATGGATGATGATGGTTATCTGTGGCATAAAGGCCGTTTAAAAAGATTTGTAAAAGTCGGCGGAGAAATGGTTTCACTGGTTCGTGTGGAAGAAGTATTGAATAAGTATCTTCCAGATGATGTGATCTGCTGCGTGGTTGATGTTCCAAATCCAACCAAAGGGGCAGATGTGGTGGCAGCTGTTACTACTGGAAAAATCGATCAAAGACAGATCTTGAAGAAAATGGCAAAGGAATTACCCGGAATTGCTGTTCCCAAAG is drawn from Candidatus Cloacimonadota bacterium and contains these coding sequences:
- a CDS encoding PLP-dependent aminotransferase family protein, with translation MITNWQKRYSDNIKEFEGYSIGKIFKYLNNPEIISLAGGLPSPEMFQVHEMRLASKKRLEEDITTIMQYTAVPGEISLKKAIIDFLSRDNINISEENLVVTSSGQHGLDLTGRLFINPGDIIMLDRPTFAGAIVAFQMQRPKIIGIDLESDGVDVDSYEKELKKLKKEGKKPKFIYVVPDFQNPSGITTSLTKRKKLLELSYEFDVPIVEDSPYRDLRYRGETIPSIFSLDQQNGGQNVIGLYTFSKLFCPGIRVGFNIGPSDVIGRMTNIKEANILNTPKYNQDMCTEFLTTMGFDEHIAKCRKYYREKLDVFLQTMEEHFPPEMGVTWTKPEGGLFLWVTVPQHIDTNELFMEAIKFKVAFVPGDVFYGENPSTNHMRINFSFASKKQLAEAVKRLSKCIKAQL
- a CDS encoding SDR family oxidoreductase, with translation MDLGIRDKVALVTAASKGLGKAVALQLAKEEANVIICARKENELKNAQTQILNQTGKKVAYFVCDVTKEKEVKSMIHKIISKFGSLDILVCNAGGPPAGTTENFDLDDYRKALELNLLSTINLCNLAIPGMKKKKWGRIVVITSVSVKQPINTLVLSNTARAGATGFLKTLSNQVAGNGITVNAVCPGYTKTQRVENLAKAFSDSGKGTEKDFYAKLETDIPMKRIGTPHEFGQVVAFLTSQGAGYITGVSLQVDGGYVKSLF
- a CDS encoding cupin domain-containing protein — its product is MNPYPEMIKNLPEIDINLEGVRGWMLQNDKMLAVFFELEPIGKIPDHSHCAQWGMVLEGKMKFTIDGETKLYTNGDRYFIPAGVVHSAEFVTKCYVIDYFDDPNRYKKKMKNLRHSDVFLQYSWEESKWLFEKLS
- the thrC gene encoding threonine synthase encodes the protein MSESIKFFSTNLKAPSVNFKKALLKGIAPDKGLYMPEEIPYINPKNVCEFSNMHYYEIAFEIGKRFLVGQIPDDDLLTIVKDAYNYEVPLENVYEKKYVMRLDQGPTASFKDFAARMMGRLMQYYLQQDNEELLILTATSGDTGSAIANAFYGLDNIKVVVLFPQDEVTARQRKQMTTLGKNIQILALDTKFDDCQALVKQAFADSELDYLKLSSANSINIGRLIPQIIYYFYSFAKLRKGNPEDQVVFSIPSGNFGDMMGGMLAGRMGLPISKYIIATNENDEFPKFVKTGNYDKIVPSLNCISSAMNVGHPSNLARLVALYDGVMDEAGIIHKKPDQKRIQDEIYSVSVSDAETKQMIANAWKEHKLLLEPHGSVGWAGLQKYLQENPEKDDPENLFVSLETAHPAKFPEQIREIIGIDPELPPSLEGIEEKDEQFDRIDNDYKAFKDYLIEKY
- a CDS encoding AMP-binding protein, with translation MQLHHKFIKTAKKFPKKVSVHDIATGKDVIYERMLIIALIFAKKFKKIDSKYVGVMVPTSAGCMLTNIGLLMAGKIPVMINYATGAIENSIYAQDKCNFETIICSRKLLQKLKLEPIDSMIFLEDIAKDIKITDKLGALLKSKRSAKSLKKIVHQGDDDETAVILFTSGSEKEPKAVQLTHKSIGHNVDNIPKIIDLDPSHIFLANLPLFHVFGITANFWLPITLGTSIVAYPNPLDYKIICGLIKKYKVTLMAGTPSFYYGYLKKSSPGDFESMQFAISGADTLTKQIYDGFLEKHDLIINNAYGTTETSPAISINTPNEQKFGSVGKPIPGVKVKILDVDTDEELPANQTGKILVKGDMVMKGYLHDLEETSLRIHKGWYDTGDMGYMDDDGYLWHKGRLKRFVKVGGEMVSLVRVEEVLNKYLPDDVICCVVDVPNPTKGADVVAAVTTGKIDQRQILKKMAKELPGIAVPKEFYILEEIPMMGSGKVNFREVEKTCRKLKRKGKIQ